One Streptosporangium sp. NBC_01495 DNA window includes the following coding sequences:
- a CDS encoding LpqB family beta-propeller domain-containing protein — translation MRTRAERARRRPESAGGAARAGAHEVRYGPALRTGARNAGTVILAIVLLHGVSACSVIPTGGKSVVAVDNERKGSPLGDPYARVIAMSPKADWSPEEVVTGFRAAMASLDDSGFQVARKYLTGDFAAKWNPHSGVTVYRQGEYEKFAPLREEDRQAQVTLKGTKTAIIDQDGRYRPSGGPLNQPFTLAKGPGGEWRISAAPDGLLLSEADVARGYLPVDLYFLDSQWKGLVVDQVRVPIDPGANFAKTTVERLLRGPSSSLKDAVRTAFTGTELIDVTIENNRVVVDLTGRVDPDLIDPMSAQLAATLAALTKGGWGFEVKVNGEPYYPDSPLRIDAQEQSSFDPWTTPDAVYPFYLTDGALRLLDKENVGRPVPGRAGQKGGGLTRPAISGQPVQQVAALSGNGRSVSVAPLAAGGEWRVWATGVSLAPPAWDRYHTLWTVDRPNDHTSVITRHDGDNKHQYRVAAPDLETLHVKSLKVARDGVHVAVVVKDGLGEQVQVGTVIGEREGTRITNLQTVVNADGNRTIRDIAWKDGKTLYALTEKSELLEASVTAEPKSLPFDSRIESITALDGTLLAGAKDEQGGRQVLFWNSAKWEALIKNEIGTTDFTENGPSSPAFPLG, via the coding sequence ATGCGGACTAGGGCCGAAAGGGCGCGACGCCGGCCGGAGTCGGCGGGGGGCGCCGCGCGGGCCGGAGCCCACGAGGTGCGGTACGGACCCGCGCTGAGGACAGGCGCGCGGAACGCCGGGACGGTGATCCTGGCGATCGTCCTGCTCCACGGGGTGAGCGCCTGCTCGGTCATCCCCACCGGCGGCAAGTCCGTCGTCGCCGTCGACAACGAGCGCAAGGGCAGCCCGCTGGGCGACCCGTACGCGCGGGTCATCGCCATGTCGCCGAAGGCCGACTGGTCGCCAGAGGAGGTCGTCACCGGCTTCCGCGCGGCCATGGCGAGCCTCGACGACTCCGGCTTCCAGGTCGCCCGCAAGTACCTCACCGGCGACTTCGCCGCCAAGTGGAACCCGCACAGCGGCGTCACGGTCTACCGGCAGGGCGAGTACGAGAAGTTCGCGCCCCTGCGAGAAGAGGACAGACAGGCTCAGGTCACGCTTAAGGGCACCAAAACCGCCATCATTGACCAGGACGGCCGATACCGTCCGAGTGGCGGCCCGCTGAACCAGCCCTTCACGCTCGCCAAGGGGCCGGGCGGCGAGTGGCGCATCAGCGCGGCCCCCGACGGCCTCCTGCTGTCCGAGGCCGACGTCGCCCGCGGCTACCTGCCCGTGGACCTGTACTTCCTCGACTCCCAGTGGAAGGGGCTGGTGGTCGACCAGGTACGGGTGCCGATCGACCCGGGCGCCAACTTCGCCAAGACGACGGTCGAGCGGCTGCTGCGGGGGCCGAGCAGCTCCCTCAAGGACGCGGTGCGCACCGCCTTCACCGGCACCGAGCTCATCGACGTCACCATCGAGAACAACAGGGTCGTCGTCGACCTCACCGGGCGGGTGGACCCCGACCTGATCGACCCGATGTCGGCCCAGCTCGCCGCGACGCTCGCCGCGCTCACCAAGGGCGGCTGGGGCTTCGAGGTCAAGGTGAACGGCGAGCCGTACTATCCCGACTCGCCCCTCCGGATCGACGCCCAGGAGCAGTCGAGCTTCGATCCCTGGACGACCCCCGACGCCGTCTACCCGTTCTATCTCACCGACGGCGCGCTGCGGCTGCTGGACAAGGAGAACGTCGGGCGTCCCGTGCCGGGCAGGGCCGGCCAGAAGGGGGGCGGGCTGACCCGCCCCGCGATCAGCGGCCAGCCCGTGCAGCAGGTGGCGGCGCTCTCCGGGAACGGCAGGAGCGTCTCCGTCGCGCCGCTCGCCGCGGGCGGCGAGTGGCGGGTGTGGGCCACGGGGGTCTCCCTCGCCCCGCCGGCCTGGGACCGCTACCACACGCTCTGGACGGTCGACCGGCCCAACGACCACACCTCGGTCATCACCCGGCACGACGGCGACAACAAGCACCAGTACCGGGTGGCCGCCCCCGACCTGGAGACGCTCCACGTCAAGTCGCTCAAGGTCGCGCGGGACGGCGTGCACGTCGCGGTGGTCGTCAAGGACGGGCTGGGCGAGCAGGTCCAGGTCGGCACCGTCATCGGAGAGCGGGAGGGCACCCGCATCACCAACCTCCAGACCGTGGTCAACGCCGACGGCAATCGGACGATCAGGGACATCGCCTGGAAGGACGGCAAGACCCTGTACGCGCTCACCGAAAAGTCGGAGCTGCTCGAGGCCTCGGTCACCGCCGAGCCCAAGTCGCTGCCCTTCGACTCGCGGATCGAGAGCATCACCGCCTTGGACGGCACCCTGCTCGCCGGGGCGAAGGACGAGCAGGGCGGCAGGCAGGTCCTGTTCTGGAACTCCGCCAAGTGGGAGGCGCTGATCAAGAACGAGATCGGGACCACGGACTTCACCGAGAACGGCCCCTCCTCCCCGGCCTTCCCCCTCGGCTGA
- the hpf gene encoding ribosome hibernation-promoting factor, HPF/YfiA family has translation MEIIVKGRHTGVSDRFRDHVNTKLARIERLDHKLIRVDVEVSKESNPRIVDQRERVELTIHSRGPAVRAEASADDRFAALDIALGKLEGRLRRLADRRKIHHGNHCPPSVAELTATALAESFESAPARLLTEQSPAELQAEAEAEVVEDKTIIPIQMDGDGPLMVREKFHEADPITVDQALLEMELVGHDFYLFRDKESGQPSVVYLRQGYNYGVLRLIEP, from the coding sequence ATGGAGATCATCGTCAAGGGTCGGCACACCGGAGTGAGTGACCGATTCCGTGACCACGTGAACACCAAGCTGGCCAGGATCGAGCGTTTGGACCACAAGCTCATTCGCGTTGACGTGGAGGTGTCCAAGGAAAGTAATCCCCGCATCGTCGACCAGCGAGAGCGCGTCGAGCTCACCATCCACTCACGTGGTCCCGCGGTCCGGGCGGAGGCCTCGGCCGACGACCGTTTCGCCGCCCTTGACATCGCACTTGGCAAACTCGAGGGACGGCTGCGGCGTCTCGCCGATCGCAGGAAGATCCATCACGGCAACCACTGCCCGCCGTCGGTCGCAGAACTGACGGCGACCGCGCTCGCCGAATCGTTCGAGAGCGCTCCGGCCCGCCTGCTCACCGAGCAGTCACCGGCCGAACTCCAGGCCGAGGCCGAGGCCGAGGTCGTGGAGGACAAGACCATCATCCCGATCCAGATGGACGGGGACGGACCGCTGATGGTCAGGGAGAAGTTCCACGAGGCCGATCCGATCACCGTCGATCAGGCCCTTCTCGAGATGGAACTGGTGGGACACGATTTCTATCTCTTCCGTGACAAGGAGAGCGGCCAGCCGAGCGTCGTATACCTCCGACAGGGGTACAACTACGGCGTGCTGCGGCTCATCGAGCCCTGA
- a CDS encoding response regulator transcription factor codes for MTEPDDATGPTGRGEPIRVLIVDDHALIRRSLEMALAAETDIEVVGEASDGQEAVELADRLTPDVMLMDVRMPRRSGIEATREIKASVPSTRIIMLTVSDEEEDLFEAIKAGATGYLLKNVQLDEVPEAVRGVHEGQSLINPAMAAKLISEFANMSRKEAERPPQLPVPRLTEREMEVLRLVAKGMNNREIAKQLFISENTVKNHVRNILDKLQLHSRMEAVVYAVRERMLEIT; via the coding sequence GTGACGGAACCCGACGACGCAACCGGCCCGACCGGACGCGGCGAACCGATCCGCGTGCTGATCGTTGACGATCACGCGCTGATCCGCCGCAGCTTGGAGATGGCGCTGGCCGCGGAGACGGACATCGAGGTTGTCGGCGAGGCGAGCGACGGACAGGAAGCGGTCGAACTCGCCGACCGCCTCACTCCGGATGTCATGCTCATGGACGTCCGGATGCCACGGAGGAGCGGTATCGAGGCCACTCGTGAGATCAAGGCCTCGGTGCCGAGCACGCGGATCATCATGTTGACGGTGAGTGACGAGGAGGAGGATCTCTTCGAGGCGATCAAGGCGGGTGCCACCGGCTACCTGCTGAAGAACGTCCAGCTCGACGAGGTCCCGGAGGCCGTCCGCGGTGTCCACGAGGGACAGTCGCTGATCAATCCGGCGATGGCCGCCAAACTCATCAGTGAATTCGCCAACATGAGCCGCAAGGAGGCCGAGCGGCCCCCGCAACTCCCCGTTCCACGCCTGACCGAACGGGAGATGGAGGTGCTCCGCCTCGTCGCGAAGGGTATGAACAACCGCGAGATCGCCAAGCAGCTGTTCATCTCCGAGAACACCGTGAAGAACCACGTCAGAAACATCCTGGACAAGCTTCAGCTCCACTCCAGGATGGAGGCGGTGGTCTACGCGGTCCGCGAGCGGATGCTTGAGATCACCTGA
- the mtrB gene encoding MtrAB system histidine kinase MtrB — MPPAPKKRRRTPRQLLRGVRRRARRVAGRSRRVFWRSLQLRVVTSTMVISIVVVAVLGVFLMQQIIRTTLETRESAAKSEAQADRNAVLGYLNQPAAEAAKQPVEPGQASQPTGGSPLSQATEALARRAGSASRYSVIIRNETLPGAFYGTTNIDPVSILPRQRDELFKKEAGEDSIWYTPLYYKGQPEQPVPGMIIGTRLDSSYEIYHLVPLDKEERTLASVQQMIILVGAGLVLLLAAISSLVTRQVVTPVRLARQAAERLAAGRLDERLKVRGEDDLARLATSFNEMAANLALKIHQLEELSQVQRQFVSDVSHELRTPLTTVRMAADLLFDAREDFDPMAARSAELMQNQLNRFEAMLADLLEISRYDAGAADLDVDPVDVRDVVLRAVADSEALAERHSTRFDLRLPGEPCMAEMDSRRVERILRNLLFNAIEHGEGREVVVSVAADRDAVAVAVRDHGVGLKPGEENLVFDRFWRADPSRARTIGGTGLGLAISREDAILHGGWLQAWGSHGEGSQFRLSLPRVAGAVLRGSPLPLVPPEVEMRRTWRGHVTPVLSPAAADGGRDAD; from the coding sequence CACCGAAGAAACGCCGTCGCACCCCGCGCCAGCTGCTGCGGGGTGTGCGGCGCCGCGCCCGGCGGGTGGCCGGCCGGTCGCGCCGCGTCTTCTGGCGTTCGCTCCAGCTGCGCGTGGTCACCAGCACGATGGTCATCTCCATCGTGGTCGTCGCCGTGCTCGGCGTCTTCCTGATGCAGCAGATCATCAGGACCACCCTGGAGACCAGGGAGAGCGCGGCCAAGAGCGAGGCGCAGGCCGACAGGAACGCGGTACTCGGCTATCTCAACCAGCCCGCGGCCGAGGCCGCCAAGCAGCCCGTCGAGCCGGGCCAGGCGTCGCAGCCGACGGGGGGCAGCCCGCTCAGCCAGGCCACGGAGGCGCTCGCGCGGCGCGCGGGCTCGGCCAGCCGCTACTCGGTGATCATCCGTAACGAGACGCTGCCGGGGGCGTTCTACGGAACCACGAACATCGACCCCGTCAGCATCCTGCCCAGGCAGCGCGACGAGCTGTTCAAGAAGGAGGCGGGCGAGGACAGCATCTGGTACACCCCGCTGTACTACAAGGGCCAGCCCGAGCAGCCGGTGCCCGGAATGATCATCGGCACCCGCCTCGACTCGTCGTACGAGATCTACCACCTGGTCCCGCTGGACAAGGAGGAGCGGACCCTCGCCTCGGTGCAGCAAATGATCATCCTCGTCGGCGCCGGTCTCGTGCTGCTGCTGGCCGCGATCTCCTCCCTGGTCACCCGCCAGGTCGTCACGCCGGTGCGGCTGGCCAGGCAGGCCGCCGAGCGGCTGGCCGCCGGGCGCCTGGACGAGCGGCTGAAGGTGCGCGGCGAGGACGACCTGGCCCGCCTGGCCACCTCCTTCAACGAGATGGCCGCCAACCTGGCGCTGAAGATCCACCAGCTGGAGGAGCTCTCCCAGGTCCAGCGCCAGTTCGTCTCGGACGTCTCACACGAGCTGCGCACCCCGCTGACCACCGTGCGGATGGCCGCCGACCTGCTCTTCGACGCCCGCGAGGACTTCGACCCGATGGCCGCCAGGTCGGCCGAGCTGATGCAGAACCAGCTCAACCGGTTCGAGGCGATGCTCGCCGATCTGCTGGAGATCAGCCGCTACGACGCGGGCGCGGCCGACCTTGACGTCGACCCGGTGGACGTCAGGGACGTGGTGCTGCGCGCCGTCGCCGACTCCGAGGCGCTGGCCGAGCGCCACTCCACCCGCTTCGACCTGCGCCTTCCCGGCGAGCCGTGCATGGCGGAGATGGACAGCCGCAGGGTCGAGCGCATCCTGCGCAACCTGCTGTTCAACGCGATCGAGCACGGCGAGGGCCGCGAGGTCGTCGTCTCGGTGGCCGCCGACAGGGACGCGGTGGCGGTGGCCGTACGGGACCACGGGGTGGGGTTGAAACCCGGCGAGGAGAACCTGGTCTTCGACCGGTTCTGGCGGGCCGACCCGTCCCGGGCGCGCACGATCGGCGGTACCGGCCTGGGGCTGGCCATCTCCCGCGAGGACGCCATCCTGCACGGCGGCTGGCTGCAGGCATGGGGCTCGCACGGGGAGGGGTCGCAGTTCCGGCTCTCGCTGCCCAGGGTGGCCGGGGCGGTGCTCAGGGGCTCGCCCCTGCCGCTCGTCCCCCCGGAGGTGGAGATGCGACGCACGTGGCGAGGACACGTCACGCCGGTGCTGTCGCCGGCGGCGGCCGACGGGGGACGCGATGCGGACTAG
- a CDS encoding HGxxPAAW family protein gives MAEDAGRAGGGSHEGQGGDGGPAVHRGPGGHGGRASSWLAVTVILLGFTIAGVALCLGPNWFVFWMGTAVCVMGAILTLVFRVFQDIVVEAPRAMGGETARGVLN, from the coding sequence ATGGCGGAGGACGCCGGTCGGGCAGGTGGCGGAAGCCACGAGGGCCAGGGAGGCGACGGGGGGCCCGCGGTCCACAGGGGCCCGGGGGGCCACGGGGGCAGGGCGTCGTCCTGGCTGGCGGTGACCGTGATCCTGCTGGGCTTCACCATCGCGGGGGTCGCCCTCTGCCTGGGCCCGAACTGGTTCGTCTTCTGGATGGGCACGGCGGTCTGCGTCATGGGCGCCATCCTCACGCTGGTCTTCCGCGTCTTCCAGGACATCGTCGTCGAGGCCCCCCGCGCGATGGGCGGCGAGACCGCCCGGGGCGTCCTGAACTGA
- a CDS encoding ComF family protein: MTTAMLDLILPPRCAGCDAPGALVCPRCAAELHGAPALRMPDPVPPGLPECWSAAEYTPAVRRAIIAYKERGRTALAPPLAGALALAVATAAGERPVLLVPVPSARPALRRRGHDPVVRLAGLAAGYLREAGWPASVARVLAQRRRVADQAGLSSPQRAANLSGAFTVTIGRNAPVPRSWGGTEVIVLVDDVVTTGATLAEAARAMREAGVTPSLAATVAATRRRSRTGDRDGG; the protein is encoded by the coding sequence GTGACGACCGCCATGCTCGACCTGATCCTGCCGCCCCGTTGCGCCGGATGCGACGCGCCGGGCGCCCTCGTCTGTCCCCGGTGCGCGGCGGAGCTGCACGGAGCGCCCGCCCTCCGGATGCCGGACCCCGTTCCGCCCGGCCTGCCCGAGTGCTGGTCGGCGGCCGAATACACCCCCGCCGTGCGGCGGGCGATCATCGCCTACAAGGAGCGCGGTCGCACGGCCCTCGCCCCTCCCCTGGCCGGGGCCCTGGCCCTGGCGGTCGCCACGGCGGCCGGCGAGCGGCCGGTGCTGCTGGTGCCGGTGCCCAGTGCCCGCCCGGCCCTGAGGCGTCGCGGGCACGACCCGGTGGTCCGGCTCGCGGGGCTGGCGGCCGGCTATCTCCGCGAGGCCGGCTGGCCCGCGAGCGTGGCGAGGGTGCTCGCCCAGCGCCGCCGTGTCGCCGACCAGGCGGGGCTGAGCTCTCCCCAGCGGGCCGCGAATCTGTCCGGCGCCTTCACTGTCACGATCGGCCGCAACGCGCCTGTGCCACGCTCCTGGGGCGGTACGGAGGTGATTGTGCTGGTCGACGATGTCGTCACCACCGGTGCGACGCTCGCGGAGGCGGCCAGGGCGATGCGTGAGGCGGGGGTCACGCCGTCCCTCGCCGCCACGGTCGCCGCGACACGCCGGAGATCCAGAACCGGTGATCGTGACGGAGGGTGA
- a CDS encoding winged helix-turn-helix domain-containing protein, with protein MQFSLSSDEARRVILRAQGFLGAQARRGGAPATLRRLGAVQLDTISVLARSHELVAYARLGAVGRQEVERAYWDEPARAFEYWCHAACVLPIGDWALYAFRRRYFRDRKFRWHEVPDSVDKVLNLVRESGPVTTADIGGAKNGGPWWDWSDSKIAIEWLLDTGEVVCTRRVGWRRVYDLAERAIPADLLGEELSDAECVTRLAGVAGVALGVATRADLVDFLRLKAPEALLLDRCLLDGSAGLVPVRVAGWPERAADAWADPAALETEPRGRHRTTLLSPFDSLVWDRARTARVFGFNHRLEAYVPKEKRVHGYFTMPVLAGGRLIGRIDPAREGATLVARQVSLEPGVTPGRGAASLAGALWEAASWVGCEAVRVERVDPLLAGPLRDALNRDAP; from the coding sequence ATGCAATTCTCCCTTTCCTCCGACGAGGCCCGCCGCGTCATCCTGCGCGCCCAGGGGTTCCTGGGCGCGCAGGCCCGGCGAGGCGGCGCCCCCGCGACCCTGCGCCGCCTCGGGGCCGTCCAGCTCGACACGATCTCCGTGCTGGCCCGCTCCCACGAGCTGGTCGCGTACGCCCGCCTCGGCGCCGTCGGCAGGCAGGAGGTCGAGCGGGCCTACTGGGACGAGCCCGCGCGGGCCTTCGAATACTGGTGTCACGCCGCGTGTGTCCTGCCGATCGGCGACTGGGCGCTGTACGCCTTCAGGCGGAGATACTTCCGCGACAGGAAGTTCCGCTGGCACGAGGTGCCCGACAGCGTCGACAAGGTGCTGAACCTGGTCCGCGAGAGCGGCCCGGTCACCACCGCCGACATCGGCGGGGCCAAGAATGGCGGCCCGTGGTGGGACTGGTCCGACTCCAAGATCGCCATTGAGTGGCTGCTCGACACCGGCGAGGTCGTCTGCACGCGCAGGGTGGGCTGGCGCCGCGTCTACGACCTGGCCGAGCGCGCGATCCCCGCGGACCTGCTGGGCGAGGAGCTGTCCGACGCCGAGTGCGTCACCCGCCTCGCCGGGGTCGCCGGGGTCGCGCTCGGCGTGGCCACCCGCGCCGACCTCGTCGACTTCCTGCGGCTGAAGGCACCCGAGGCTCTGCTGCTCGACAGGTGCCTGCTCGACGGGTCCGCCGGGCTGGTGCCCGTCCGGGTCGCCGGGTGGCCGGAGCGGGCCGCCGACGCCTGGGCCGACCCGGCCGCGCTGGAGACCGAGCCCAGGGGCCGTCACCGCACGACCCTGCTCTCCCCGTTCGACTCCCTCGTCTGGGATCGCGCCCGCACCGCCCGCGTGTTCGGTTTCAACCATCGTCTTGAGGCGTACGTGCCCAAGGAGAAGCGCGTCCACGGTTACTTCACGATGCCGGTCCTGGCCGGGGGCCGGCTGATCGGGCGGATCGACCCGGCCCGCGAGGGGGCCACGCTGGTCGCCCGCCAGGTGAGTCTCGAACCCGGTGTCACGCCGGGCAGGGGTGCCGCCTCGCTGGCCGGCGCGCTCTGGGAGGCCGCGAGCTGGGTCGGCTGCGAGGCCGTCCGGGTCGAGCGCGTCGATCCTCTGCTGGCGGGGCCCCTTCGGGACGCCCTGAACCGGGACGCCCCCTGA